A window of the Streptomyces albireticuli genome harbors these coding sequences:
- a CDS encoding ATP-binding protein yields the protein MSLPLSRRIARVALLVAAGAGSVAGAAGAANAADLKAPELANGITAVDGANLGKNIDAASHQAGTVTTHVGHAAIDTTVPAATDTVGKAAKTGAPAAQKVAGDLGGSTAGLVGTAAQTATKGGGVTKNLPVGNLPIGG from the coding sequence ATGTCCCTCCCCCTTTCGCGTCGGATCGCCCGCGTCGCGCTGCTGGTAGCCGCTGGTGCGGGCTCCGTCGCCGGCGCGGCCGGCGCCGCGAACGCCGCGGACCTGAAGGCCCCCGAGCTGGCCAACGGGATCACCGCGGTCGACGGAGCGAACCTGGGCAAGAACATCGACGCCGCTTCGCACCAGGCCGGGACCGTGACGACCCACGTCGGCCACGCCGCCATCGACACCACCGTGCCCGCCGCCACGGACACCGTGGGCAAGGCCGCCAAGACCGGCGCCCCGGCCGCCCAGAAGGTCGCGGGCGACCTCGGCGGCTCCACGGCCGGCCTCGTCGGCACCGCGGCGCAGACCGCGACCAAGGGCGGCGGCGTCACCAAGAACCTGCCGGTCGGCAACCTGCCGATCGGCGGCTGA